A genomic region of Corticium candelabrum chromosome 22, ooCorCand1.1, whole genome shotgun sequence contains the following coding sequences:
- the LOC134197495 gene encoding uncharacterized protein LOC134197495: MTEYPRKLQHRLTVDASHKRSEEVIKSMNSERHVARIRSLHGKGAGAWLEVIPTSDKNALKPNEFRVASCMRLGAGLPFSRLLKTCDCGTELDREGYHLLTCKYGGGPVWTHNSIVSAWSDCLSDLLIPHQIEPRQRFVDNENRPDITLYDTDTGITKECDVSIAHPWSKDIIKGAAREGGHAAAKREAAKSKKYSEESLADGSKPIVVPLVFEHFGRWGLKADELMNELGKKARGFDGRRIAVEFKTFWRKRLSITLQKCNSRVILRKLSRLSVRSLGDDSVLGVDRDIQCFTH; encoded by the coding sequence aattgcaacatcgCCTGACGGTAGACGCTTCTCATAAACGATCAGAAGAAGTTATCAAAAGCATGAACTCAGAGAGACATGTTGCAAGGATCAGGTCCTTACacggaaaaggagctggagcatggctagagGTAATACCAACTTCAGACAAGAACGCACTGAAGCCGAATGAATTTCGTGTAGCGTCTTGTATGAGGTTGGGTGCTGGTTTGCCTTTCAGCCGGCTGCTtaagacgtgtgactgtggaactGAGCTGGATCGCGAGGGCTATCACCTtttgacatgtaaatatggaggtggacctgtgtggacgCATAACTCCATAGTGTCTGCATGGAGTGATTGCCTAAGCGATTTACTCATTCCCCATCAAATAGAACCGAGACAGCGATTTGTAGACAACGAAAACCGGCCTGACATCACGCTTTACGACACTGACACTGGGATcacaaaagaatgtgatgtttcaatagctcacccttggagcaaagacattattaaaggtgcagccagagaaggtggccatgcagcagctaaacgagaggcagcaaagtcaaaaaaatactcagaggaatcgcttgcggatggatcgaagcctatagttgtcccactcgtctttgaacacttcggcaggtggggcttaaaggctgacgagctgatgaatgaactggggaagaaggcgagaggctttgatggaagaagaattgcggtagagtttaaaaccttctggaggaaaagactgtctattactcttcaaaaatgcaacagcagagtgattttgcggaagctgtcaaggctttctgtgcgctcattaggagatgacagtgttttgggagtagatagagacattcagtgttttactcattag
- the LOC134197459 gene encoding uncharacterized protein LOC134197459, whose amino-acid sequence MYSHSSSLVYQQGDCIVIIPSEEGIHQGDPLGPALFSTGIHSVLSDLKGSFPTVRVLAYLDDIFLVGEKDDVLSSLDYLRPAFSNIGLQISSSKCEIYSPSGPLMSSRSDLDAIPVVSDGTIVLGAPIGKREYVSAASSQYAESGRLLCEQLMKLGEVQSAMLLLRFCHVPRMNHLARLVCPDRLQAAAEVHDKISRETFTHVLGYSHLTDSSWMQATLPVRFGGFSMSPCLSTSRFAFLSSWVHTLVHLPIRYPDLKSALDLLVNSNGVEESIAFSLMQAGSDGTDITEMIQVPTKLQQRLTRQHAKEKTSAMIEKAPSQRDAARLRSIQGKGTGAWLNAMPTSNKLALVSRDFRLAACLRLGLAMPFDGCIRQCDCGSFLDSCGYHLLTCKWGGGPVWTHECIANVWSDCLRSLQMHHHREPRHRYITSDNRPDITVFDVGSGSNTDLDISLAHPWSSEVISASASTEGAAASRREQKKTEKYSRERLLGKETVTAVPLVLEHFGRWGQQAEMYLQHLSSRSTDAYGTTNASSFKTHWRERMSIQLQKANARVIYRKVERLLDDAS is encoded by the coding sequence ATGTACTCCCACAGTAGCTCTCTGGTCTACCAGCAAGGCGATTGTATTGTCATCATTCCATCTGAAGAGGGAATCCACCAAGGGGACCCCTTGGGTCCAGCTCTGTTCTCAACCGGTATACATTCAGTTCTGTCAGATTTAAAGGGTTCATTTCCTACTGTCAGAGTTCTTGCCTACCTAGATGACATCTTTTTGGTGGGGGAGAAAGATGATGTTCTGTCGTCCCTGGATTATCTAAGACCAGCATTCTCTAATATTGGTCTTCAAATTTCTTCCAGCAAGTGTGAGATCTATTCCCCATCTGGACCTCTGATGTCAAGCAGATCTGATCTAGATGCCATACCTGTAGTTAGCGATGGGACTATAGTTCTTGGGGCTCCAATAGGCAAGAGAGAGTATGTGTCTGCAGCCTCTAGCCAATATGCTGAGAGTGGAAGGCTGTTGTGTGAGCAGTTGATGAAGTTGGGAGAGGTACAGAGTGCAATGCTTCTTTTACGATTCTGCCATGTTCCTCGCATGAACCATTTAGCACGTTTAGTTTGCCCTGACAGACTTCAGGCAGCTGCCGAGGTCCATGATAAGATTTCTCGTGAGACCTTCACTCACGTATTGGGATATAGTCACCTCACTGACTCTTCCTGGATGCAAGCTACACTGCCGGTCAGGTTTGGTGGTTTCAGCATGTCACCATGCCTCAGCACTTCtcgatttgcttttctttcgtCCTGGGTTCACACTCTGGTTCATCTGCCTATTCGTTATCCAGACCTCAAATCCGCACTGGATCTTCTAGTCAACTCAAATGGTGTCGAGGAATCGATAGCATTTTCGCTGATGCAGGCTGGCAGTGATGGGACAGATATTACTGAAATGATTCAAGTTCCAACTAAACTACAACAGAGGCTGACACGGCAACACGCTAAAGAAAAGACGTCAGCAATGATCGAGAAGGCCCCCTCCCAGCGAGATGCTGCTAGGCTAAGATCGATTCAAGGCAAGGGCACTGGAGCCTGGCTGAATGCTATGCCCACCTCAAATAAGCTCGCACTAGTTTCCCGCGATTTTCGTTTGGCGGCTTGCTTGAGATTGGGGTTAGCCATGCCCTTCGATGGCTGTATtcgtcagtgtgactgtggttcTTTTCTGGACAGTTGTGGATACCATCTCCTAACATGTAAGTGGGGCGGTGGTCCAGTCTGGACCCATGAGTGTATTGCAAATGTATGGTCAGACTGTCTGCGCAGCTTACAAATGCACCATCACAGAGAGCCACGTCATCGATACATTACATCTGACAACCGCCCTGACATAACAGTTTTCGATGTTGGATCAGGGTCCAACACAGATTTAGACATTTCGCTAGCACATCCCTGGAGCAGTGAAGTaatttcagcatcagcatctacggaaggtgctgcagcatccaggagagagcagaagaaaacggaaaaatatagcagagaacgacttcttggtaaggaaacagtgacagcagtcccactagtcttggaacattttggtcgatggggacaacaagcagaaatgtacctacagcatttgtcaagtagatcaacggatgcctatggaacaacaaatgcctcctcattcaagacacattggagggagcgcatgtccattcagctacaaaaagccaatgctcgagtcatctacaggaaagtggagagacttttagatgatgctagttaa
- the LOC134197529 gene encoding gluconolactonase-like — protein sequence MSDRPDAIRIEILNDVGRSVVDADAEWKKLASGFAWAEGPVYLTSSDCLIFSDIPGDAMHKWSEGVGLETFRKPSNFTNGNCLDKIGRLVSCEHKGRSVTRTDLTTMKVNVVVDHHDGKPFNSPNDVVVKSDGSIFFTDPDYGCQINEGHGKMPEQAGNYVYCVLPGTSVAIPVITDMLRPNGLCFSPDESLLYVADSGAARYPKNHEKCQIEFNWSDPHHVRVYDIVNGHETRNSRLFKTIETIPDGIRTDVQGNLYVSTFQGVEVYSPSGTPLCIIHAPNKTANCSFGGPDNTTLYLTSLDTVWSVKCNIKGSV from the exons ATGAGTGACAGACCGGATGCAATTAGGATCGAAATTTTGAACGACGTCGGACGATCTGTCGTGGACGCGGATGCTGAATGGAAAAAGCTTGCCAGCGGATTTGCTTGGGCGGAAGGTCCCGTTTATCTGACGTCTTCAGACTGTCTGATTTTCTCTGACATTCCAGGAGACGCAATGCACAAATGGAGTGAAGGTGTCGGActagagacattcagaaag CCGAGCAACTTTACAAATGGAAACTGTTTGGACAAGATTGGACGGCTAGTGAGCTGTGAGCATAAAGGAAGATCAGTGACACGCACTGATCTGACGACAATGAAG GTTAACGTAGTTGTTGATCATCATGATGGTAAACCCTTCAATTCACCCAACGATGTTGTGGTCAAGTCCGACGGTTCGATTTTCTTTACTGATCCTGATTATGGCTGTCAGATAAATGAGGGCCACGGAAAGATG CCTGAGCAAGCTGGAAACTACGTGTATTGTGTCCTACCCGGTACTTCAGTAGCTATTCCAGTCATCACTGATATGCTACGACCCAACGGCCTTTGCTTCTCTCCTGATGAGTCTTTGCTGTATGTTGCTGACAGTGGAGCTGCTAGGTACCCAAAGAATCACGAGAAATGTCAGATTGAATTCAACTGGAGCGATCCACACCATGTACGAGTGTACGACATTGTCAATGGACACGAAACAAGAAACAGTCGTCTCTTCAAGACGATAGAAA CTATTCCAGATGGCATCCGGACAGACGTTCAAGGAAATCTCTACGTATCAACCTTCCAAGGAGTCGAAGTGTATTCGCCCAGTGGAACTCCCCTCTGCATCATCCACGCTCCAAATAAAACAGCCAACTGTTCATTCGGAGGGCCAGACAACACAACCCTTTACCTCACATCACTAGACACGGTGTGGTCTGTcaaatgcaacatcaaaggcaGCGTCTAA
- the LOC134197526 gene encoding pseudouridylate synthase 7 homolog isoform X2: protein MTNTTPVEENDQPIVQHDLLSETDRLKLRQVADNDSNTESIQIKVCEDKAARTAFHVLIKVEFPQLESFTQTTDDGQKIICVRKQTKSQQRRRGWWPSYRGDYTHFVLYKENKDTGDAVGLLSKFLNVKASNFAYAGNKDRRAITVQRISVYRVTADKLSQLNKILRNMRVGNFTYEKEPLRLGQLWGNRFCIVLRNVAGDCDCRERSLQSLRDKGFINYFGMQRFGTYSIPTYEVGKALLHSNWATAIDLILNLKAHEVDVSTAHQLWAETKDATRTLTKMPQRCTIARQLLKGIQKHGLRDACNALSFIPRNTRMMYVHSYQSLVWNRVVSRRVQRFGLKPVVGDLVIKANLTSADTVRQKVERRVEVELLTEKTIDNYSIHDVVLPLPGFDVTFPSYESSSWYEEILTGDDITLQMLNHRVKDYALSGSYRKIVMKPVDMTWDVLSYDDKTIPLTVTDLDRLEGKSLVLDTKGGKLAAVRLEFSLPSSCYATMALREVTKTDTSAAFQTTLND from the exons GTTTGTGAGGATAAGGCTGCTCGTACTGCTTTCCATGTACTCATCAAAGTCGAGTTTCCTCAGCTGGAAAGTTTTACACAAACCACAGATGACGGCCAGAAAATCATTTGTGTacgaaaacaaacaaaatcgCAGCAAC GCCGTCGTGGTTGGTGGCCTTCTTATCGAGGTGACTACACTCACTTTGTTCTGTACAAAGAGAATAAAGACACAGGAGATGCAGTGGGTCTTCTCTCAAAATTTTTGAA TGTAAAAGCATCAAACTTTGCATATGCAGGCAACAAAGACAGACGAGCGATCACAGTTCAGAGAATTTCTGTTTATCG GGTGACAGCAGACAAATTGTCTCAATTGAACAAAATTTTGAGAAATATGAGAGTTGGGAATTTTAC ATACGAGAAAGAGCCTCTTCGTCTTGGGCAACTTTGGGGCAATAGATTTTGCATTGTTCTCAG AAATGTTGCTGGTGATTGTGACTGCAGAGAGCGGAGTCTCCAATCACTAAGAGACAAAGGATTTATTAACTACTTTGGAATGCAGCGATTTGGCACTTACAGCATTCCAACGTACGAAGTTGGAAA AGCATTGCTACACAGTAATTGGGCTACAGCTATTGATCTCATTCTCAATCTGAAAGCTCATG AAGTAGATGTCAGTACTGCTCACCAACTGTGGGCAGAGACAAAAGACGCGACAAGAACGCTAACAAAGATGCCACAACGCTGTACTATTGCTCGACAGCTGTTGAAAGGAATACAAAAACACGGTCTCAGAGATGCTTGCAATGCACTCAGTTTT ATCCCACGTAATACACGTATGATGTATGTGCACAGTTATCAGAGTTTAGTGTGGAATAGAGTGGTTAGCAGGCGTGTTCAGAGATTTGGACTCAAACCTGTTGTTGGAGATTTGGTCATTAAAGCAa atTTGACATCAGCTGATACAGTgagacag AAAGTTGAACGAAGAGTTGAAGTGGAACTGTTAACAGAGAAAACAATAGACAATTACAGCATTCATGATGTTGTACTTCCTTTGCCAGGATTTGATGTAACATTTCCTAGTTATGAAA GCAGCTCATGGTATGAAGAGATTCTTACTGGTGATGACATTACTCTGCAAATGCTCAACCACAGAGTCAA AGATTATGCATTGTCAGGGTCATACAGAAAGATTGTGATGAAGCCTGTGGATATGACATG gGATGTGTTGTCATATGATGACAAGACAATTCCTCTCACTGTCACGGATCTCGACAGGCTGGAAGGAAAGTCTCTTGTACTCGACACAAAAG GAGGCAAACTGGCTGCAGTTCGCTTGGAATTCTCTCTTCCATCGTCGTGTTATGCCACAATGGCACTACGAGAAGTAACCAAAACTGACACATCGGCAGCATTTCAAACAACACTCAATGACTGA